One part of the Phoenix dactylifera cultivar Barhee BC4 unplaced genomic scaffold, palm_55x_up_171113_PBpolish2nd_filt_p 001410F, whole genome shotgun sequence genome encodes these proteins:
- the LOC120108586 gene encoding probable serine/threonine-protein kinase WNK11: MPCVEATDPAAADKDAEPFVEVDPTGRYGRYGDLLGAGAVKKVYRAFDQEEGIEVAWNQVRFRSFSEDRAMMDRIFAEVRLLRELRHENIIALYRVWMDSERSTLNFITEVCTSGDLREYRKRHRHVSLKALKKWSRQILMGLDYLHNHDPCIIHRDLNCSNVFINGNIGQVKIGDLGLAAIVGKSHAAHSILGTPEFMAPELYEEEYTELVDIYSFGMCVLEMVTLEIPYSECDSVAKIYRKVTAGVRPAAIGKVRDPEVRAFIERCLAKPRARPSASELLKDTFFSGLDDDENPPPPSLAATEHCNPPSAPEMSGLRLD; the protein is encoded by the exons ATGCCGTGCGTGGAGGCGACGGATCCGGCGGCGGCGGACAAGGACGCGGAGCCTTTCGTGGAGGTGGATCCTACGGGGAGATACGGGCGGTACGGGGACCTTCTTGGTGCCGGGGCGGTGAAGAAGGTGTACAGGGCGTTCGACCAGGAGGAGGGGATCGAGGTGGCGTGGAACCAGGTGCGGTTCCGGAGCTTCAGCGAGGACCGAGCGATGATGGACCGGATCTTCGCCGAGGTCCGGCTCCTCCGGGAGCTCCGGCACGAGAACATCATCGCGCTGTACCGGGTGTGGATGGACTCCGAGCGCAGCACCCTCAACTTCATCACCGAGGTCTGCACCTCCGGCGACCTCCGCGAGTACCGGAAGCGCCACCGCCACGTCTCCCTCAAGGCTCTCAAGAAGTGGTCCCGCCAGATCCTCATGGGCCTCGACTACCTCCACAACCACGACCCCTGCATCATCCATCGCGACCTCAACTGCAGCAACGTCTTCATCAACGGCAACATCGGCCAG GTGAAGATAGGGGACCTGGGGCTAGCGGCGATCGTGGGAAAGAGCCACGCGGCGCACTCGATCCTTGGGACGCCGGAGTTCATGGCGCCGGAGCTGTACGAGGAGGAGTACACGGAGCTGGTGGACATCTACTCGTTCGGGATGTGCGTGCTGGAGATGGTAACGCTGGAGATACCCTACAGCGAGTGCGACAGCGTCGCCAAGATCTACCGCAAGGTTACGGCCGGAGTGCGCCCGGCGGCCATAGGCAAGGTCCGCGACCCCGAGGTCCGGGCCTTTATTGAGCGCTGCCTCGCCAAGCCCCGCGCCCGGCCCTCCGCCTCCGAGCTCCTCAAGGACACTTTCTTCAGTGGTCTCGATGATGACGAAAACCCGCCTCCTCCGAGCCTGGCCGCAACCGAGCACTGCAACCCGCCGTCGGCGCCGGAAATGTCCGGCCTTCGGCTGGATTGA